The genomic DNA TTCTCACTGTGATTTGTCCCTGTTCCAGTTAACATCCTGACGGCCATCGCCCTGTCCCGCCTGGCTGCCAGGACAAAGAAATCGTCCTACTGGTACCTGCTGGCCCTGACCGCCTCCGACATCCTCACCCAGGTCATCATTGTCTTCATGGGCTTCATCCTGCAGATGGCCATCCTGGCCCACAAGGTGCCCCATGCCTTCCTCCACACCGTCAATGTGCTGCAGTTTGCAGCCAACCATGCCTCCATCTGGGTGACTGTGCTGCTGACGGCCGACCGCTATGTGGCGCTGTGCCACCCGCTGCGCTACCGCATGCTCTCCTACCCCGAGCGCACCCGGAAGATCATCGCTGCCGTCTTCTGCACGGCGCTGGCCACCGGGATCCCCTTCTACTGGTGGCTGGACATCTGGCACGACTCCCAACCACCCACCACCGTGGACAAGGTCCTCAAGTGGATTCACTGCTTCACCATGTACTTCATCCCCTGCAGCATCTTCCTGGCCACCAACTCCGTCATCGTCTGTAAGCTCAAGTGGGGGAACCGGGTGGATGGGCACCACCGACGCGTGGGCAAGACCATTGCCATGCTGATGGCCGTCACCGCCATCTTCACTGTGCTGTGGGCGCCCCGGACGTTCGTTATCCTCTTCCACCTCTACATGGGCTCCACTAACAAGAACCGGAGGCTGCATGTGGCTCTGAACCTGGCCAACATGATTGCCATGCTCAACACCACCGTCAACTTCTTCTTCTACTGCTTCGTCAGCAAGACCTTCCGCCGCACGGCCGGCGAGGTGATCCGCTCCTGCAGTCCCTTTTGCAAGCCCACAAACGGGGGCTTTCTGCACTCGGCTCTGAAACCGCTGGGGCTGCTGGAGAATGTGTCCCTTTAGGGCAACAGAGTCGGTGTGGTCCTGCTCTCGAAGGGTTCCCAGTCATGGGAATGTGTAGCTCAGCTACCCCATTCCCACGTGTCCCTGCGGATCCCAGTCGCCGAGGGGCTTGGGCTGAGGGCGAGATGGGACGTGCAGCAGCCAGGGCAAGGAGGTGAGTTACAGTGTACTGGCTGGATAGGAGACAGCTGGCACTAGCTGGTATGGGCAAGATGCCAGCTGGTACAGTGGCCCCAACAGAGCAGGAACCCTCAGACCTGGGGGCCTGACTTGAGGCATCTGTGATTGCTCTGAACTCATGTTCTGACTGCTGAAGGGAACCAGGCTGCCCCGATCCTGAGCCCATGACACCGTACTGAGTAAGTGCCAGGCCTAGTTCACTAGGCTGCTCCACCCAGTGCTGCTCTCCCACGAGGTCCATCTGGGCCCTCAGCAAGGGTCAGGCTGTGGGGAGGCCTGTTTTAATACCTGGGCCCAGAGGGAGGAGACACACCGGTGTCTGGGGATGCTACAGAGGGTGCTAAGCCCTTAGCATCCCACCATGTATCCCAGGGACGTTTGATTGTCGGGTGGGGAAGCCGAGATGGTGTGGAACTAAAGGACATGCCCACAGTTACCTGGCAAGGCTGTGACCCagatgggaatggaacccaggaaccCTGAACACTAGGTCAGACTGCTCACCCGGCCATTTGCAGCTTCTGGCCCCCCGAGATGCCAGTTCAGTCAGGTCGGAGCATTTAATCTCTTGCTGCGTCAGTGCCCATCACTCCTGAAGCAAAGGCTGTGCACGTGGTGCTCTGCCTGTGGGACGCTGGTGTTGGTGGATGTTCTGGGGTCCTGGGACCAGCTGAGCTACTGGGCTCCTGCGGCTGAAAATGTCTGTGATGCCGCGTGAGCTCCACCCCGTATCAAAGCTTCCGCCGGGGAAGCTGGGCACTAGCACCAGCCACAGCAGCTGGGCGCCAAGGGTGAGCCAGGAGCGCTGGGCACCGTTGGTGCTGGTGGGGCCGTGGCGAGGGCCCTGACTCACATTGCCAGTGCAAGTCCAATAAACGTCCAGGTCATGATCAAAATTCTCACTTTGGAGCTCGTTTTTCCCAGAGCGAACCTGGCGCCGTGTCCTGGGGGGGCCTGGCCTCCCTCCCACTCCAGGCTGTATAGAACCAGCCCGAAGGGGTCTGCAATGCACAGGCTTGGCTCCATGACGCAGCCTCATCCGGCTGCCCCAGTGCCCACGAGGGACCCTATAATAAAGCACAGGCCcaaagaccctacaataacataCCACCACGTACAGCTCTGAGTGCCCCTACAGTAACCCACCAGGCACAGCCCTGGCGCTCACAAGTCACCCTACGATAgggggaccagacagcaagtgtgaaaaatcaggacagggggtgggggataatagaaacctatataagaaaaagatgcaaaaatcggactgtccctataaaatcaagacgtctggtcaccctaccctacgAGAACAAAATCCTCGCTTTGAAGTTCCCCCTCAAGTGCTCTCCTATCCCATGGGGCCTGataccggggggtggggggggactgTGAGCCGTCGGCAGATCGGGTGGGAGTGGCAGAGACCCACGGCTGGAacagccagggggctgcaggtcaggactgaggggcatcagcaACGCAGTTTCAGGTTGGGGGGAACTAGGTTCCCCCAGAGTCGCCTTGGCCAGGGCCCAGCTTTCAGAGTTGCCTGCCCAGTACACACTCctggctcctggcagagctgtgccCTGGCCGGATCCCACAGACATTtgtttcctccctgccccccagagcccagtGCCAGCAGGTGACCCCTCAtccgccctgggctccccctctgCCATTTGCCTCAAGCCCCCTAGCCACCCTCCCAATGCCTCTCCCAGCCCAACGCCCCCTCACTGCCCAGGACTTTTACACCAGCCCACTgccagctggggaatccaggcctgaCTTTGCACAGGTGGCTGCTCAGCCTGATCACATGGGCCTCATCTTGGGAGCCGGGAGGGAGCTGAGTTCCCAGGCCGGAGGGGCTCCAGCTGGTCACCCCCGAGTCAGACACTAATGGCAACGCATGAAGGGCTGACCAAGGATTCATCTCCTGGCTGTCAGCAGAGGGCAGGGGACCCAGCAGCCCCGGCACAGCCAGATGAACCAGTTCTCCCAGCTAAGCGGGAGGGAGGGCAAGGCCTGACTGGCTCCTTGCAGGAACCccgtccctccccccgcccctgcctTGGAGCCGGGCCTGGATGAGTCACTTGTTCCTCCCTGTGTCACCCTCAGTGGCGCTTTGCTTTCCCAGCCCAAACCCGTCCCTTCACCGCCCCACAGACCAGCCCTTTCATTGCCACCACCTGGGCATGGCAGATAAACACAgccacgctccaccccagaggggctgcatgGCAGTGCTGGGCGCAGCACTCCCCTGGGCATAGTTTGGGATTGAACCATCAGGTGCCTTTATCAGTCATTCCTCAGCGGGGCTTGGCAGCTGGGCCAATGGCCGGCGGGCTGGGGCAGGTTCCCCACGCTGAGTAACTGCCCTGTTGGCTTCCCTGGCACCTTCCGAAGGAGGCTCACCAAGCACTTTCCACATATGAATGAGTGGTGGGCACAAGCTGGCGACCCACTTGCCCCGTGGTGAGtctggggcagaggcaggagggAGCCCAGGTGCCCTGGATCCAcccacagggcctgattttcagaagagctcagcacccCGTGCACTGAGCTTGAGGATCCGGCCCTGCCACCATAACTCCCCACCACTCACCTCCTGGAGGAGATGCCCTTGGGCCCAGCCCGGCCCTGCAGCCCTTACAAAGGGCCTTGTCTTTCCTGCTGGTTTGTCTCAGCAGGGAGGGCGCTTGCAGTATATTTAGCAGCGGCTGGCTTGGCAGCCCCCGCACAAAGGCAGGAATCTGCTTTTTTATGGGAAAAGGGCTTTTTTCAAAGGCTCCTcaccctgggaagagggaggccTGTAGCATTGCagtgggatggaggaggagcaggagggatggggtgtgttacagggagggggaaggtgagggGGAGCGGGGGGTGTATCTATATTTATctgcacacccagctgcagccctcgctgccccccgccccccagcactctGCAACCAGCAGCTGCCAAGGTGCGGACAGGAGGTGCCAGCACTCCTGCCGGCGTTTCATTAAGGCTTCAAGTGGCATGTGCCCCTCCAGCCCAGGCCTGGCACTGTGCCATCTCTGCGACTCCAGATGTCACCTTGGTTATGGGATGGCTGCGGGGAGCACTTGGCTGCCCGGCAAAGCCGAGCCAGCCTCTGCCAAGCTGCCAGCCATCGCCTCGTGAGCCCACGAGTACCACAGGGCCAGCGCTGCTCAGTCATTCCAGGCCCAAGCTGGGGCCCCCTGAATCCCAAACGGCCtgggctggagctgcccctgcctctctctgcctcccaaagccaggctgggctctggtTTCACTAGCGGGGATGGAGCCGGCTGAATTCCTGGGACAGGAGTGCAGCACCGGCTGCTCCATCTGCTCCGTGTGGAGCCTGATGTTGCCCTTTGAGACACCGTGGCCCAGTGGGTCAGGTGCTGGGCTGCGGGTTGAGAGACCTGGGGACTAGCCCGGCTCTCCTGGGTGACCATGGGCAACTCCCATCCTCTCTCTGGGCCTCATTTCCTCTGTTCCTAAAGCCGAGCTGATGAGATGCCGGGTCCTAATGGGCTTGGAGACAGAAAGCTGCTCCCTAATCATCCTCCTTGTGTCCGTGACAGGTGGGGCTGCAAAGACAGCGTGCTTCAGGTTTGGACCTAGACAGGCCCTGTCCCAAGAGCTGTAATCCTCccttgctgctctgtgcctcagtttccccttctgtgaaaGGGGGATAGACGCCTtccctgcagcagggagctggctgtTGTGAAGGGCATTGATCCGCATGGATGGAATTCTGTACATGCCGCGTGTGAttattgctttgatttttttcctcctgtatATTTAATCCAGAGGTGGATGCTAGCCCAGACCCGGTCTCTGCTGTGCCAGCATGAAGCCAGAGGAACATCGTGGATGCACCTATTGTAAGTATTTTTAGGCTCCCATCACCGTGGTATCTGGGCACCTGACAGTCTTTACTGTGTCTTTCCTCACACATCGCTGGGTGCCAGGGCCCGTGTGGTTAGTCCTGTTTCACAGCTGCAGGGGACTGAGGCCTGGAGCTGGCTCGACGCACTAGACCCTCGTCTCCTGCCAGCGGGGGGGTTACGCTGGAGTAAGTGTGGGAGCGGGGCACTGTTCCTTGGTGCCACTGCAGGGCTCCTGTCTCAGAGCTGAGCCCGGCTGGCCTTTGGCAGGGGATGCGTAGCTGAAGGAGTCTTGCCCTGGTCCCTCTGGGCTGTGACTGGGCAGGAGGGAATCGGGAACGGCTGCGTTTTGGTCTGTACGGagcagctcacctgcccccccccgcccgccccgcACCGTGGGCTCGCTCAGCCATGCAGCGCACCAGGATTGCCTGCCCCACTTTCCTATCCTAAGTCGTCTTTAAGATCCTTAGCGTAATCCCACCGAGTAATTCCCAAAGCCAGACCGTGCTTCCAACGCTAAGTCTGCATCAACCATGCGGCTCGGCACCCTGGGAGTCCCGCTTGCACACAGGGCTGCCGTGAGCCGCCACACCCCACGGGGCCAGACATGGGCGAAACCCAGACGCACAAGGCAATGCCTGCTTTAATCAAAGCCCCTGGGCATCTGCAGCATGGAGTGCCCGGGGCAGAGGGAACCTGCTGACCCGCCTAACCAGTCCTGGGCAGGCTCCGCTCAGCCTCACAGCCTTCGGCGTAACAGGTCCATAGTCTCCATCCAAGGCTTTGTGTGCCATCTGCTCACCTCTCAGGCTGCCCTGGCCCTCAGGAGGCTACCAGAGGCAGGGGTTGGCTGTGCACCCACCGGAGACAAGGGCTTCTCAGCCCACacactgacttcagaggggctGCTCCAGATtcagggccggcgcaacccattaggcgacctaggcggtcacctagggcgctaacatttgggagGCGGTGACCACAGCGGCCAGATATTTGGCTGCCCCAGTCGTCGGTGGTAtttcgggggcaggaccttccaccgcctagggcaccaaaaaagctggCAATGCTCCTGTCCGGATTTGCACCGGTGACAGCAGCATCTGACCCAGCAACCTTCCCACTCTGCACTGCGGACCCACATCCTTCCTAtcccccagggcaggtggagcacAGCCGGATGTCAGGCAAAGCTGCCCCCAACAATGTGCCTCAAACTCAGCCTTGCTCTAGGGTCAGACAGGGAGTTCTGTCTCcagagggtgggtgggtgcgGGTGTGTGGCCGTACCACGTGCTGAGGACACTTGTCTGCTTCTCGGCTGGGTTCCTAGCAATCAGCCCACTGTAGCTAGGCCCATCGGCCGTGGGCCCTGGCTCCGTCGCCATGTCCAGCTGGCACTCTCCGATTGGGTAGCACAGGGCCTTGGCATAAACGGCTGCCAGGATCCCCTCACCGGCTGCTCATGGCACATCAATCCAGTCTGGGTACGGGGGCTTTGGCTTTTGCCCTGATGCTGGCACCCCTGGGTGAGACACTGAGCTGAAGCCGACGGTGTGATGCTGCTTTGCACTGTCCCTTGTTCACGCTCATATCACTGGCAGGGGGAATGCCCTGGACTGAACCAGTGATATTTGGCAGGTGATCGGCCCATTAATTTTGGCATTTGAGGGACATTTGTGAAGAGATTAGCTCGCTATTAAATGCTGGGAGGAGGTGCCTGCCCGCTGCCTGCTCAAAGTAACTGCACCTCATAAACATTTCCAGAGAATTTActagcactgtgtccagttctgtgctgCACCAGGCCTGGGCAGGCCGGGGGGGTCATGTGTGCAGGTCGAGGTGCTGGTGAAGGGCGGGGCGGGTGCATCTTTATGAATACAGCTGCTACAGCGATAAGCCAACAAGCTACAACTGGCAATGGAGAGTCTGGGGCGCCTGCTATGGGGTGCTGTAGTGTGGGGGGGATAAGTGGGGGGCACTTCCCCGAGAGGAAGCAGCAAGAGCACTGGCTCGGGCCCTGACCTGGTGCTCATGAGACCTGGGGTCTGCTTCCGACTCTGCCACTcccctgctggatgaccttggccATGTCTCTTTTTCGCTGTTTTTTTACCCTTTGgtgtgtttagactgtaagctctttggcgcAAGGGCTGGTTCTCCTTCCATGCCTGTGCAGTGGGGCCTGGCTCTCGGTTGGATGCTCCTATAGCACACTAATAACTCTGAATTTTACCCAGTTCACCCTGTGGTGAAaaactcccccctctccctcctgcaccaACAGCCCCTTTCTTTTAGcaactgtgttttgtttttgcaagaGGAAAATGAAAATCTGCAAAGCTTGTGAGTTTCTACCGAGGGGCTGATTTCTGGACAGGCCCAGCTGAGACAGGAATGTGCCCACGAATCCACAATGTAAGCAATGGGCCACTCATCCTCCAAAGTAAAGTGTTATAACCTTCTCCTGAAGGTGAGTCT from Gopherus flavomarginatus isolate rGopFla2 chromosome 12, rGopFla2.mat.asm, whole genome shotgun sequence includes the following:
- the GPR142 gene encoding probable G-protein coupled receptor 142 yields the protein MTFLLPNSTDGAWVSDVELLEWEEWSPCVEGIIPVIYYSVLLGLGLPVNILTAIALSRLAARTKKSSYWYLLALTASDILTQVIIVFMGFILQMAILAHKVPHAFLHTVNVLQFAANHASIWVTVLLTADRYVALCHPLRYRMLSYPERTRKIIAAVFCTALATGIPFYWWLDIWHDSQPPTTVDKVLKWIHCFTMYFIPCSIFLATNSVIVCKLKWGNRVDGHHRRVGKTIAMLMAVTAIFTVLWAPRTFVILFHLYMGSTNKNRRLHVALNLANMIAMLNTTVNFFFYCFVSKTFRRTAGEVIRSCSPFCKPTNGGFLHSALKPLGLLENVSL